Part of the Labilibaculum antarcticum genome, ACTTCCTATCGCAAGACCATTATCTGAAGTGAAAACAATAATGATATTATCATACAACTTTAAATATTTGAATGATATCACCAATTCGATCATCCAGATGGCTAATTAACCCATAATAATCGAAATAGATGCTCTTATAATTTCCAGCGTTCTTGGCCATGGAGCTAGAGTTTCATAACCAAACCTCATTTATTTAATCACAATCTCATCAATTAAAAGTCCTTTATCCTCAAGCGTTTCTATTTTTATAGTATTGGCTCCACGGTCTATTTGAATTGGAACTTTTACTTTATTCCAAGAACCGCCCAAATTGTCTGTATTTGGTAAGAAAAATTTATTTTCCACAACTTTACCATTTACATTAATTTTAATGAAAGTTCCACTAGCATTCTGTATTTTAGAACTATAACGAATATATAAATCTGCATTTCCTGCTCCACCATCATTTTCTTGATACCAGGCTACAGAAGCACCAATTTTTTTATCCATACTTACATAACCAGTACCGTTAAATTTTGCTCCTTTTGATTGAACCTTACCACTAATTATATTGGCATCCTCAGCCTGTTCACCAATTGGAGCATCATTCCTCGAGTTTTCATTCCAAGTAAATCCTTCGTTTTTTCCAAATCGCTCTACTAAAACTTGAATTGGGAGACCGTCAATAACTAGTAATGCTTTTACAGTAGTTTCATTGTCAATTTCGAAACTGGTTTTGTAACTCTTTGAATTAGTAGTTGGTTCGTCTCCATTTATTGTATAGAAAATTTCAATTTTTGGTTGAATTTTATTTCCTCTTAAATTGATAATTTCTGTATCGATACTTACCTTGTTAGAAGTAATTAATTTTTTCTCCCCTAAAATACAACTGGCTAAAAGGTTAATTTCTCCGGAATTGTCAGTAGATTCTATATAAGCACGTGTTAGTCCATAAAATGCTTTTCTATTATTTGGCCCCACATGTTGTTCAATATCCACTGGACTTCCGTTGTCTAAAGCTTTAATTTTTCCTGCTCCTATCACATTAAAATAGGTTCTATTTTCACCATAAGGATAAAACTCGCTTGCCTTGTCTGTAGTTGTTACCCTAACTTGTACAATATCATTTGCAGTATCTTCTAAAGATTCCCCATCAATGGATAATTTAATTTTTGAAGGTTCATTAGCCGTTTTTATAATTTCTTCTGAAACGATTTTATCATTCTTATACCCAACTGCTTTTAAAGTTCCTGGTTGCCATTTTACTAGCCACTGGCATTGCATTTTATCCCACTTTGTTCCTGGTTTTATTTTCCCTAATGATGTGTCATTATAAAACAATTCAACCTCATCACAATTAGAATATACCCAAACAGGAATTTCTGTTCCAAGATTAACTTTAGGATGTGTCCAATGTGGTAAGATATGTACCATTGGCTTGTTTGTCCATTGGCTTTGGTATAGATAAAATAAATCTTTTTTGAAATTTGCTAAATCTATGGCCCCTCCCATAAATGCTTTAAATGGCCATCCACCATGTACATATCCCGCTTCGCCTATATAATCATAACCTGTCCAACGAAAAGAACCAGAATATGCTGGAATATCGCGAAGTTGTGCAATATTTAAACGAGAAGATACACGTACAGTAGCATTATCATAACTTGAATTAAAAATTTGCTTTCTATTTTTTCTATCAAATTTATCAATCCAATCATTCGTAAACACTTCTTTTTCTGTTAAATCTGGCAATACATAAGGTTTTTGGTTTTTATTTGGAAAACCATCTCTAAACCATGTTTTTGTTCTGTAATAACCTCTCACCTGCCATGTATGTGTATTCTCAGTACCAATAAAAACCTTTCCTTTTTGATTAGCCTCTAAATTTTCTAAATAGCCCTTCTTTTCGCTACTGCCATTTACCCCTAAAACATTCATATATTCTGAACCTGAATGACCTGAAGTTACTGGCCGGGTTGGATCTAAAGTGTTACACGTTTCTACCAAATCTTTAGCAACCTCACCGCCTGTTTCATTACCAACACTATAAATGACTATAGAAGGATGATTTCTATCGCGTTTGATCCAATCGGTTAAATCTTGTTTCCACCAATCATTAAAATAACGTGCTCCATAATCATTTTTGGCTTTTTTCTTCCAACCATCAAAAATTTCATCCATTACGAACATCCCCAGTTCATCACAGATATCATAAAAAACAGGAGTTTGTGGATTGTGAGCTGTTCTAATGGCATTTACTCCCATATCTTTTAATTGCTGAATTCTAAAACGAAGAATTTTATTTGGCACAGCTGCTCCTAAAGCACCAGCACTTTGATGATTACAAACACCCTGTAACTTCACGTTTTCACCATTTAACCACATACCTGTTTCGGCTTTCCATTCAATATCTCTAACACCAAATTTAGTTTCAACAACATCTACTATTTCATTATTTAGTAGTAATTCGGTTTTTAATCTGTAGAGATACGGATTTTCTATTGCCCAACGATTAGGTTCTTTAATTACCAACTCTGTTTTAACAATTGAATCTGAATGTATTTTTATTTCATCTTTACTAGTAGCAACTGTATTTCCATTATTATCTATAACGGATGTGATTAATAACCCACTTTTAACTTTTAGATCTACATTAGATAAATCTGTTTCAACAAAAACCTTTTTACCCTTAGTTTTAATAAAAATTCCATTTCTAGAAATATGGGTTTTATTTTTTATATCAATCCAA contains:
- a CDS encoding glycoside hydrolase family 2 TIM barrel-domain containing protein, encoding MSKHINNCKKIGIYAALFCVISFVLLGCKTNSEQINTRLRLSFDTDWKFIQKDVAEAQQVMFDDASWRTLNLPHDWSIEGEYEENNPMGDGCGYLPAGFGWYRKTISVPESWKGKYVDIAFDGVFMNSTVWANGQKLGTRPYGWTSFAYDISEIVQKSDKITFAVRVDNDKQPSARWYTGSGIYAHTWIDIKNKTHISRNGIFIKTKGKKVFVETDLSNVDLKVKSGLLITSVIDNNGNTVATSKDEIKIHSDSIVKTELVIKEPNRWAIENPYLYRLKTELLLNNEIVDVVETKFGVRDIEWKAETGMWLNGENVKLQGVCNHQSAGALGAAVPNKILRFRIQQLKDMGVNAIRTAHNPQTPVFYDICDELGMFVMDEIFDGWKKKAKNDYGARYFNDWWKQDLTDWIKRDRNHPSIVIYSVGNETGGEVAKDLVETCNTLDPTRPVTSGHSGSEYMNVLGVNGSSEKKGYLENLEANQKGKVFIGTENTHTWQVRGYYRTKTWFRDGFPNKNQKPYVLPDLTEKEVFTNDWIDKFDRKNRKQIFNSSYDNATVRVSSRLNIAQLRDIPAYSGSFRWTGYDYIGEAGYVHGGWPFKAFMGGAIDLANFKKDLFYLYQSQWTNKPMVHILPHWTHPKVNLGTEIPVWVYSNCDEVELFYNDTSLGKIKPGTKWDKMQCQWLVKWQPGTLKAVGYKNDKIVSEEIIKTANEPSKIKLSIDGESLEDTANDIVQVRVTTTDKASEFYPYGENRTYFNVIGAGKIKALDNGSPVDIEQHVGPNNRKAFYGLTRAYIESTDNSGEINLLASCILGEKKLITSNKVSIDTEIINLRGNKIQPKIEIFYTINGDEPTTNSKSYKTSFEIDNETTVKALLVIDGLPIQVLVERFGKNEGFTWNENSRNDAPIGEQAEDANIISGKVQSKGAKFNGTGYVSMDKKIGASVAWYQENDGGAGNADLYIRYSSKIQNASGTFIKINVNGKVVENKFFLPNTDNLGGSWNKVKVPIQIDRGANTIKIETLEDKGLLIDEIVIK